A stretch of Pueribacillus theae DNA encodes these proteins:
- a CDS encoding LapA family protein, with product MKGQIGFILALVFAVLIAIFAVLNVEAVEVNYGFAKTESPLVLLILGSVLMGGVIVSLFGAVRMYRLKRQVKELERENESLKTNSGTNSAVVPDEDFTEQKENET from the coding sequence ATGAAAGGCCAAATTGGTTTTATTCTAGCGTTGGTTTTTGCTGTCCTGATTGCCATCTTTGCTGTCTTAAATGTTGAGGCAGTTGAAGTGAATTACGGATTTGCAAAAACAGAATCACCTTTAGTGCTCCTCATATTAGGGTCTGTGTTAATGGGCGGCGTTATTGTTTCTCTCTTCGGCGCCGTCCGCATGTATCGACTAAAGCGCCAAGTGAAAGAACTTGAGAGAGAAAATGAATCATTAAAAACCAACAGCGGCACTAACTCAGCGGTTGTCCCAGATGAAGATTTTACGGAACAAAAAGAAAATGAAACTTAA
- the spoVB gene encoding stage V sporulation protein B, which yields MSKQSFLRGTFILIIAGLITKLLGFINKIVVARIMGEEGVGLYMMAVPTFILAVTLTRLGLPVAISKMVAEAESEGNSHKVKKILIVSLSLTIALSIIWTSGLFLLSPLMANHFFTDERTIYPLLAIAPVVPVVAISSVLRGYFQGKQDMRPSAYSQVIEQIVRIALVAFLTSALLPYGVEFAAAGAMISAICGEVASLLYLFSVFKLNKKFKIRSSFFHYLKEGKQTFQSLMSISLPTTGSQLIGSISYFLEPIIVAQSLALAGMLPALATKQYGALTGFAIPLLLLPGFITYAISTTLVPAISEAAAQNHYRTIDYRLNQAIRLSFIAGGLALIVTYVFALPLMDLLYKAPEFAGYVKIMAPFFFFHYFQGPLAAALQALGYAKAAMINSLIGNVVKTLAIFVLASMPSLGIKGVALAISSGIVLVTLLHFATVLKVTSFKIQTNDLLRCLFSVIICWLVAQPLYDLLINDTNLLSTLVLSIFFVCVIYCIVSVLSGAIKKEDLKPIPFVGKLIK from the coding sequence TTGTCGAAACAATCGTTTCTTCGCGGCACTTTTATTTTAATTATTGCTGGATTGATTACGAAGCTCCTAGGGTTCATAAATAAAATTGTTGTCGCCAGAATTATGGGAGAGGAAGGCGTCGGGCTGTACATGATGGCTGTGCCCACTTTTATTTTAGCTGTCACGCTGACAAGGCTGGGACTTCCAGTCGCCATTTCAAAAATGGTGGCAGAAGCTGAATCAGAGGGAAACAGCCATAAAGTGAAAAAAATCTTAATCGTTTCTCTTTCCTTGACAATTGCCCTAAGTATCATTTGGACAAGTGGGTTGTTTCTTCTGTCCCCTCTTATGGCGAATCACTTTTTTACAGATGAAAGGACAATTTATCCGCTTCTTGCGATTGCTCCTGTCGTTCCTGTTGTCGCCATTTCCTCTGTATTAAGGGGATATTTTCAAGGAAAACAAGACATGCGCCCTTCCGCTTATTCCCAAGTCATTGAGCAAATTGTCCGCATTGCGCTCGTCGCTTTTTTAACATCCGCCCTATTGCCTTACGGCGTTGAATTCGCTGCAGCAGGAGCAATGATTTCAGCTATCTGCGGTGAAGTGGCATCACTGCTTTATTTATTTTCGGTGTTTAAATTGAACAAAAAATTTAAAATACGCTCCAGCTTTTTTCATTATTTAAAGGAAGGGAAACAAACGTTCCAATCATTGATGAGCATCTCCCTTCCGACAACGGGCAGCCAGCTCATTGGATCAATCTCCTACTTTTTAGAACCAATTATCGTAGCGCAAAGCCTTGCTTTAGCTGGTATGCTTCCGGCATTGGCGACAAAGCAATACGGGGCGCTCACTGGCTTTGCCATTCCGCTCCTTCTTTTGCCGGGCTTTATCACTTACGCCATCTCAACAACGCTCGTACCGGCAATTAGTGAAGCGGCAGCGCAAAACCATTATCGAACCATTGATTACCGGCTGAATCAAGCGATAAGGCTTTCGTTCATTGCCGGAGGGCTTGCTCTTATTGTCACTTACGTTTTTGCTCTTCCTTTAATGGATCTTTTATACAAGGCACCAGAGTTTGCCGGCTATGTTAAAATTATGGCTCCATTCTTTTTTTTCCACTATTTCCAAGGGCCGCTGGCAGCGGCATTGCAGGCACTGGGATATGCAAAAGCAGCAATGATTAACAGCCTGATTGGCAACGTTGTAAAGACGTTGGCAATCTTTGTATTGGCATCAATGCCAAGCCTTGGAATAAAAGGTGTGGCATTAGCCATTTCTTCGGGAATTGTTCTCGTTACTTTGCTTCACTTCGCAACCGTTTTAAAAGTAACGTCATTCAAAATTCAAACAAATGATCTATTAAGATGCCTATTTTCTGTTATCATTTGCTGGCTCGTTGCGCAGCCATTGTACGATCTGCTAATAAATGACACCAACCTTCTTTCCACATTGGTTTTATCAATATTTTTTGTTTGTGTTATCTATTGTATTGTTTCCGTGCTTTCAGGCGCAATAAAAAAAGAAGATTTGAAACCGATTCCCTTCGTAGGAAAGCTTATTAAGTAA
- a CDS encoding post-transcriptional regulator, translating into MANIDQIREWKQTVYPVLASKVEEFHLIGYDTATIEEVWECLIAKLERKKEVYKLHQLVAAIFNLSVNEYMNWLTISAYTGPNSLESNILLGSEEEK; encoded by the coding sequence ATGGCGAATATTGATCAAATTAGAGAATGGAAACAAACCGTTTATCCAGTGTTAGCAAGCAAGGTCGAGGAGTTCCATTTGATTGGATATGATACAGCCACAATTGAAGAAGTGTGGGAATGCCTGATTGCCAAGCTGGAAAGAAAAAAAGAAGTGTACAAGCTCCATCAATTGGTCGCGGCGATTTTTAATCTTTCGGTAAATGAATATATGAATTGGCTGACAATCAGTGCTTATACTGGGCCGAATTCGTTGGAAAGCAATATTCTTTTAGGATCTGAAGAAGAAAAGTAA
- the secDF gene encoding protein translocase subunit SecDF, whose translation MVKKGRISLFFSIVIALGLLIGFTYDKVTNNINLGLDLQGGFEVLYEVKPPKNEKTEINQETLQATVSALRNRIDVIGVAEPNIQIEGKDRIRVQLAGVENQNEARELLSTQAELTFRDVDDNLMLSGQDLESNGASLTFSETNQPWVALTLKDADKFAKVTKEILNKPPGENQLVIWLDYEEGDSFKEEVKKPDPKFLSAPSVNEVLNTKNVVIQGNFSTEEATNLADLLNAGALPVELEEVYSTSIGAQFGLQAMEKTIVAGAIAIALIFLFMIGYYRFPGFIASITLTFYIFLILVVFSWMKAVLTLPGIAALVLGVGMAVDANILTYERIKEELKAGRSVLSAFKVGGKRAFTTIFDANITTLIAAGVMFAYGTSSVRGFAVMLIISILVSFLTAVYGSRLLLGLWVNSRALDKKFSLFGVKKSEIVNLSKGEKPKVNIRFDFVKHRNKFFALSVILLILGGIALGMFGLNLGTDFKSGSRVDITGGEPIEEKVLLDEFNKLGLEPNEVTFAGENREMAVARFSSVLSQQEIADIKEQFAKDFGAEANISTVSPQVGRELAKNAFISLLIAFLGMIIYVAVRFEWRMGLAAIIGLIHDAFFMIAIFSLLRLEVNITFIAAVLTIVGYSINDTIVTFDRIRENMRFEKKIKTFEEIAHIVNKSLIQTLTRSINTVLTVVFAAAALAIFGSEAIRPFSIALLIGLVLGTYSSLFISAQLWAIWKGRELKRKRTAPRETEA comes from the coding sequence ATGGTTAAAAAAGGGCGTATCTCACTATTTTTTAGCATAGTGATTGCATTGGGACTGCTAATTGGTTTTACATATGACAAAGTGACCAACAATATAAATTTAGGATTGGATCTTCAGGGCGGATTTGAAGTGCTTTATGAAGTGAAACCTCCGAAAAATGAAAAGACAGAAATAAACCAAGAAACACTTCAAGCAACGGTCAGCGCACTTCGCAATCGGATTGATGTCATCGGTGTGGCGGAACCAAATATTCAAATTGAAGGAAAGGACAGAATACGTGTTCAGCTTGCAGGTGTTGAAAATCAAAATGAAGCACGCGAGCTGCTTTCTACACAGGCTGAACTGACGTTTCGCGATGTTGATGACAACCTGATGTTAAGCGGCCAAGATCTTGAAAGCAATGGCGCAAGCTTGACATTTAGTGAAACGAACCAGCCGTGGGTTGCTTTAACGTTAAAGGATGCCGATAAATTCGCTAAAGTAACGAAAGAAATTTTGAATAAACCGCCTGGCGAAAATCAGCTTGTGATTTGGCTTGATTATGAGGAAGGCGATTCGTTTAAAGAGGAAGTGAAGAAGCCTGATCCGAAATTTTTATCTGCTCCAAGTGTAAACGAAGTTCTTAATACGAAAAATGTCGTGATTCAAGGTAATTTTTCAACGGAAGAAGCTACAAATTTAGCAGATTTGCTGAATGCGGGTGCACTCCCAGTTGAATTGGAGGAAGTTTATTCAACTTCAATTGGGGCGCAGTTTGGACTGCAGGCAATGGAAAAAACCATTGTTGCCGGTGCTATAGCGATTGCGCTTATCTTCCTGTTTATGATTGGCTATTACCGTTTCCCGGGCTTTATTGCCAGCATTACACTGACTTTCTACATTTTTTTAATTTTAGTTGTCTTCAGCTGGATGAAAGCTGTGCTCACATTACCGGGGATAGCTGCGCTCGTTCTTGGTGTAGGGATGGCGGTTGATGCAAATATTCTTACGTATGAACGCATTAAAGAAGAATTGAAAGCAGGCCGTTCCGTGTTATCTGCCTTTAAAGTAGGTGGTAAAAGGGCATTCACAACGATTTTTGATGCCAATATTACAACACTGATTGCTGCCGGCGTCATGTTCGCTTACGGTACAAGCTCTGTTAGAGGCTTTGCTGTTATGCTGATTATAAGTATCCTTGTCAGCTTTCTTACCGCGGTATACGGTTCAAGACTTTTGCTTGGCTTATGGGTGAACAGCAGGGCGCTAGATAAAAAGTTCAGCTTATTCGGCGTTAAAAAAAGTGAAATTGTCAACCTTTCAAAAGGGGAAAAGCCTAAAGTAAACATCCGTTTTGATTTTGTAAAACACCGGAATAAATTTTTTGCGCTTTCTGTCATTCTGCTCATTCTTGGCGGAATAGCCCTTGGAATGTTCGGATTAAATCTCGGCACAGATTTTAAAAGCGGTTCGCGCGTTGATATTACAGGCGGCGAACCGATTGAAGAAAAAGTATTGTTAGACGAATTTAATAAATTGGGGCTGGAGCCTAACGAAGTGACGTTTGCTGGCGAAAACCGAGAAATGGCGGTAGCTCGTTTTTCGAGTGTTCTCTCACAGCAGGAAATCGCTGACATAAAAGAACAGTTCGCAAAAGACTTCGGAGCAGAAGCGAACATTAGCACCGTCTCTCCCCAGGTAGGCAGAGAACTCGCCAAAAATGCATTTATCTCACTTTTAATTGCGTTTTTAGGTATGATTATTTACGTTGCAGTCCGGTTTGAGTGGCGCATGGGACTGGCTGCAATTATTGGTCTCATACATGACGCGTTTTTCATGATTGCGATCTTTAGTTTATTGCGTTTGGAAGTTAACATTACTTTTATTGCCGCGGTCCTAACGATTGTTGGCTACTCGATAAATGATACGATCGTGACTTTTGATCGGATAAGAGAAAATATGCGTTTTGAAAAGAAAATAAAAACATTTGAAGAGATCGCTCACATCGTGAATAAAAGCTTAATCCAAACGCTGACACGCTCAATAAATACGGTGTTAACCGTCGTTTTTGCTGCTGCTGCGCTTGCGATATTTGGTAGCGAGGCGATTCGTCCTTTCTCCATTGCGCTCTTAATTGGGCTCGTGCTTGGCACATACTCATCCTTATTTATATCCGCACAGCTTTGGGCGATTTGGAAAGGAAGAGAGTTAAAGCGGAAACGCACAGCGCCGCGCGAAACAGAGGCATAG